The Armatimonadota bacterium genome contains a region encoding:
- a CDS encoding rhodanese-related sulfurtransferase: protein MPYRVLLYYYFCKIDDPAEFAAGHDAFCRELGLRGRILVADEGINGTVSGTTESCDAYIAKMRELFPNIEFKIDEVDAHQFKKLFVRVRDEVITLGVPIEHRPEELTAPHLSPSEWKQKMSEPDTVIVDTRNDYEWSLGRFEGAICPPIESFRELPNWLLEHKEEWAGKQILTYCTGGIRCEKLTTWMLEAGFENVYQLHGGIVMYGKDPVTAGENFEGVNVVFDDRVVTEVGQKASPLITTCMECGAPSANYVNCANTMCNARIILCADCEVSTGRCCSDSCREAPTKREKNRKVYESIR, encoded by the coding sequence ATGCCCTACCGCGTACTTTTGTACTACTACTTTTGCAAAATTGATGATCCGGCGGAATTCGCAGCGGGACATGATGCGTTTTGCCGAGAGCTAGGATTGCGCGGTCGAATCTTGGTCGCGGATGAAGGGATCAACGGCACCGTTTCCGGCACGACTGAGTCCTGTGATGCCTACATCGCAAAGATGCGCGAACTGTTTCCAAACATCGAATTCAAGATTGACGAGGTCGACGCTCATCAATTCAAGAAGCTGTTCGTGCGGGTTCGAGATGAAGTGATCACGCTTGGTGTCCCTATCGAGCACCGCCCCGAAGAGTTGACTGCGCCGCACCTCAGCCCGTCGGAATGGAAGCAAAAGATGTCCGAGCCGGACACCGTGATCGTGGACACAAGAAACGATTACGAATGGTCTTTGGGACGATTTGAGGGGGCGATCTGTCCACCAATCGAGAGCTTCCGAGAGCTTCCAAACTGGCTGTTAGAGCATAAGGAAGAATGGGCCGGCAAGCAGATTCTGACCTATTGCACTGGCGGGATTCGGTGCGAAAAGCTGACCACCTGGATGCTGGAAGCTGGCTTTGAAAATGTGTACCAACTCCATGGCGGGATTGTGATGTACGGCAAAGATCCAGTAACCGCCGGAGAGAATTTCGAGGGCGTCAACGTCGTCTTTGATGATCGAGTGGTCACCGAAGTGGGTCAGAAAGCGAGTCCGTTGATCACGACTTGCATGGAGTGCGGTGCGCCGAGCGCGAACTATGTGAATTGCGCTAACACGATGTGCAACGCACGCATCATTCTCTGCGCAGACTGTGAAGTTTCAACCGGTCGGTGCTGCTCGGATTCATGCCGAGAAGCTCCGACAAAACGCGAAAAGAACCGCAAAGTGTACGAATCTATCCGATAG
- a CDS encoding OmpA family protein, with translation MNWTSLLNLLSDKFGLGAKSGDFLDEIIYIIRHSEGGADGFYARVRTMGFGSMLQRWLDGSNFDGISSGGAAQLFGVDNMRRVGELFGLSSERANQISGSILPFLTRAIGVNGSLPEGDDLDKKFIALKSQSNTTVAAVAAPSVASAANSGAVLKSDFPPVFGLIAAGTILFLLAGSFFSGQKPAEVHSEPAHDSAKVEHSSVEGAAHSVKPAIESHETAKVVDPVLLISKTSDGIQVRGLMEAGQQKILEEQAKAQFGEAKIQGTLNVGADSGLFSWFENSSQILALLNSKATQIYAEGKKLAITGNWSNSEEESLRAKLAGLVGPDCELDLTKAFQGLPASTPARSEAAANAALSNLEEGFTAEELVAALNLCVINFNTGSATISPTSMSLLKRAAEAMKKAPAGTRIEVGGHTDSVGNPGLNLNLSTARAQAVVKTLKGLGVSPRMLDFKGYGSAKPVKDNGTPAGRAANRRMEFTLINP, from the coding sequence ATGAATTGGACATCACTGCTGAATCTTTTGAGCGACAAGTTTGGATTGGGTGCCAAATCCGGCGACTTTTTGGACGAGATCATTTACATCATCCGCCATTCTGAGGGTGGCGCCGACGGATTTTATGCGCGTGTTCGAACGATGGGTTTTGGTTCGATGCTCCAACGCTGGCTCGATGGCTCGAACTTCGATGGGATAAGCAGCGGTGGTGCTGCGCAGCTCTTTGGAGTCGACAATATGCGGCGAGTTGGCGAGCTCTTCGGATTGTCTTCCGAGCGAGCTAATCAGATTTCAGGTTCGATTCTGCCATTTTTGACACGCGCTATCGGTGTGAACGGATCGCTTCCAGAAGGCGACGACCTGGACAAAAAGTTCATCGCGCTCAAGAGCCAGTCGAATACTACGGTTGCGGCAGTCGCGGCGCCAAGTGTAGCTTCGGCAGCAAATTCTGGTGCCGTTCTGAAATCGGATTTCCCCCCTGTGTTTGGCTTGATCGCCGCTGGCACGATCCTGTTTTTGCTCGCAGGCTCCTTCTTTAGCGGTCAAAAGCCGGCAGAGGTTCATAGCGAACCAGCCCATGATTCTGCAAAGGTCGAACATTCCTCAGTCGAGGGCGCAGCCCATTCAGTCAAGCCGGCTATCGAATCTCACGAAACTGCTAAGGTCGTCGACCCTGTGCTGTTGATATCGAAAACTAGCGATGGCATCCAGGTTCGAGGCCTGATGGAAGCTGGTCAGCAAAAGATTCTAGAAGAGCAAGCGAAAGCTCAATTCGGCGAAGCAAAAATCCAAGGCACATTGAACGTTGGCGCAGATTCTGGTTTGTTCAGTTGGTTCGAAAATAGTTCGCAAATTCTCGCACTCTTGAACTCAAAGGCGACACAGATTTACGCTGAGGGCAAAAAGTTAGCGATTACCGGCAATTGGTCGAATTCCGAAGAGGAATCGCTCAGAGCAAAATTGGCCGGTTTGGTCGGACCAGATTGTGAGCTCGACCTTACGAAGGCGTTCCAAGGATTGCCTGCCTCGACCCCAGCGCGCAGCGAAGCTGCAGCGAACGCCGCTCTTTCGAACCTAGAAGAGGGATTCACTGCAGAAGAATTGGTCGCAGCTCTCAACCTTTGCGTCATCAATTTCAACACGGGTAGCGCGACGATAAGCCCTACCAGCATGAGCCTACTCAAGAGGGCCGCAGAAGCCATGAAAAAGGCTCCGGCTGGAACTCGAATAGAAGTCGGCGGGCACACGGACAGCGTCGGTAACCCAGGATTGAATCTAAATTTGTCGACCGCTCGCGCGCAGGCCGTGGTCAAAACCCTGAAGGGGCTAGGGGTTTCTCCTCGAATGCTCGATTTCAAGGGCTACGGCTCCGCCAAACCGGTGAAGGACAACGGGACTCCTGCGGGCCGCGCCGCAAATCGCCGCATGGAATTCACCCTAATCAATCCGTGA
- a CDS encoding MBL fold metallo-hydrolase, protein MSHTLGFYGAAQTVTGSKHLLTTSGKKILIDCGLFQGGRALRERNWEPFGFDPTEIDAVIVTHAHIDHIGLLPKLIRDGFKGPIYATPGTIGISRFSLPDSGRLQEEEAKYHNKHLTSSHQPALPLYTEADAFEVLKLMRPVHYFEETAAPGGCRFEFIPAGHILGSAYAKITLASGETLLMGGDLGRFDTPIIRDPEMVSGADFLVVESTYGDRFHAQEDTIGRLREIMTRAVREHMVVLIPSFSIGRTQELLYFINELQREGSLPKLPIYLDSPMAVSATELYAKTTEDQDRDMKIRLDEGDDPMSPDGLVLVRDKNQSKAINSMNGPMMVIAGSGMANGGRIVHHLKNRLGKENTLVLFTGYQGEGTLGRELLEGSPTVSIHGQDIEVRAQVDKLNSLSAHADQGEIMNWLRGFQTPPKMTFIVHGEPPAQEVLAEKIRTELGWEVIIPSHGQTVNLLRH, encoded by the coding sequence ATGTCTCATACACTCGGCTTTTATGGTGCGGCGCAAACGGTCACCGGTAGCAAGCATTTACTCACAACGTCTGGCAAGAAAATCCTGATCGATTGCGGACTGTTTCAAGGAGGCCGAGCTCTGCGAGAGCGAAACTGGGAGCCATTTGGATTCGATCCAACCGAGATTGATGCGGTCATCGTCACCCATGCACATATCGACCACATCGGCTTGCTTCCAAAGTTGATCCGAGACGGTTTCAAGGGCCCGATCTATGCAACGCCGGGCACGATTGGTATCAGCCGATTCAGCTTGCCAGATAGCGGTAGGCTGCAAGAAGAAGAGGCGAAGTACCACAACAAGCATCTCACTTCGTCGCACCAGCCCGCACTTCCGCTATACACCGAGGCAGACGCGTTTGAAGTCCTCAAGTTGATGCGGCCGGTCCACTATTTTGAGGAGACCGCGGCACCGGGCGGATGCCGATTCGAGTTCATTCCTGCAGGTCACATTTTGGGTTCTGCGTACGCAAAGATTACGTTGGCGAGCGGTGAAACTCTCTTGATGGGGGGCGATTTGGGGCGATTCGATACGCCAATTATTCGGGACCCAGAGATGGTTTCGGGAGCCGACTTCTTGGTCGTGGAAAGCACGTATGGCGACAGATTCCACGCCCAAGAGGACACTATCGGAAGGCTACGAGAAATCATGACTCGTGCGGTCAGAGAGCATATGGTCGTTCTGATTCCGAGCTTCAGCATCGGTCGAACCCAGGAGTTGCTTTACTTCATCAATGAACTTCAACGCGAAGGCAGTCTGCCAAAACTCCCGATCTACTTGGACTCCCCAATGGCCGTCAGCGCGACCGAACTGTACGCCAAGACCACAGAAGATCAGGACCGCGACATGAAGATTCGATTGGACGAAGGCGACGATCCAATGTCCCCGGATGGACTCGTGCTGGTTCGGGACAAGAACCAAAGCAAGGCGATCAATTCGATGAACGGGCCGATGATGGTGATCGCTGGAAGCGGAATGGCCAACGGCGGCCGAATCGTCCACCACCTCAAGAACCGACTCGGAAAGGAGAATACGTTGGTGCTCTTTACGGGCTATCAAGGTGAAGGCACGCTGGGCCGGGAACTGTTGGAAGGTTCACCGACGGTGAGCATTCATGGTCAAGACATCGAAGTTCGCGCGCAAGTTGACAAGCTAAATTCGCTTTCCGCACATGCCGATCAAGGTGAGATCATGAACTGGCTACGAGGATTCCAAACGCCGCCGAAAATGACCTTCATCGTGCATGGGGAGCCGCCAGCTCAAGAAGTTCTTGCAGAAAAGATCCGAACAGAACTTGGCTGGGAAGTGATAATCCCATCGCACGGACAGACCGTCAACTTACTCCGGCATTGA
- the dusB gene encoding tRNA dihydrouridine synthase DusB, with amino-acid sequence MTVFHVGEVPISNRLILAPMEDVSNLPFRLIAKEIGGPGLMFTEFVSAMAIHYKAKKTYKKLRIHPLERPLGIQIFGGEVASMVETAQICEEAGCDILDINMGCWVPKVCKTGAGAALLKNPDLAVEIVSSVVNAVKIPVTVKVRAGWDWSLFAAPELAERFQDVGVKMITLHARFAKQGLDGQADWNLIRAMRERVKIPLIGNGDVKTPDDALRMLSETGCDGVMVGRAAISNPWALQRIDDALEGRPISALPTIDERIKVALHHLKLMIDYESHEEDPKSTMPAEQRAVRHLRGQLPMYIKSEPGAAEARKALTQCNSYSEVESLLHEFAHRINAGVS; translated from the coding sequence GTGACCGTGTTCCACGTCGGCGAGGTGCCGATTTCCAACCGACTGATACTCGCACCGATGGAGGATGTGAGTAACCTGCCGTTTCGCTTGATCGCCAAAGAGATCGGCGGTCCCGGGTTGATGTTCACTGAGTTTGTCAGTGCGATGGCGATACACTATAAGGCGAAAAAGACCTATAAAAAGCTGCGTATTCATCCGCTCGAACGACCGCTAGGCATTCAGATTTTTGGCGGTGAGGTCGCGTCGATGGTCGAAACGGCTCAAATCTGCGAAGAAGCCGGCTGCGATATTTTGGATATCAACATGGGATGTTGGGTACCAAAGGTCTGCAAGACTGGGGCCGGTGCTGCTCTGCTCAAGAATCCTGATCTGGCGGTAGAAATCGTTTCATCAGTAGTTAATGCAGTGAAGATTCCGGTAACTGTCAAGGTGCGAGCTGGGTGGGACTGGTCGTTGTTTGCCGCGCCAGAACTTGCCGAGCGGTTCCAAGATGTCGGTGTGAAAATGATCACACTGCACGCTAGGTTTGCCAAGCAAGGTCTAGATGGTCAAGCCGATTGGAACTTGATCCGGGCTATGCGTGAGCGGGTCAAAATTCCTTTGATCGGCAATGGCGATGTCAAAACTCCGGACGATGCGCTCCGGATGTTATCCGAGACAGGGTGCGACGGCGTGATGGTTGGTCGGGCCGCGATCAGCAATCCTTGGGCGTTACAACGGATCGATGACGCCCTTGAGGGTCGGCCTATTTCCGCATTGCCAACCATCGACGAGCGTATCAAAGTGGCGTTGCATCACCTCAAGCTGATGATCGACTACGAGTCTCATGAGGAAGACCCGAAGAGCACGATGCCCGCTGAGCAACGCGCGGTGCGCCATCTTCGAGGACAGCTCCCGATGTACATTAAGAGCGAGCCCGGCGCGGCAGAAGCACGCAAAGCGTTGACCCAATGCAACTCCTACTCCGAAGTAGAGAGCCTGTTGCACGAATTCGCGCACAGAATCAATGCCGGAGTAAGTTGA
- a CDS encoding neutral zinc metallopeptidase — protein MRWKGNRESDMIEDRRGISTGKAVGGGGVGILVIALVVMLLGGDPSQVLNAAQGSPTQQSSNYQPTAQDKEIKEFVGVVLGETEDVWTEVLPKVGKVYRKPKLVLFSGQVQSACGMASAAVGPFYCGEDETVYLDTSFFNEMSKRFNAAGDFARAYVVAHEVGHHVQKITGTLDKVHRAREQMDDAEYNALSVRLELQADFYAGVWAHYARKDLELNEEDVREAMVAADAIGDDKLQMQAQGYVVPDSFTHGTSEQRVRWFLKGWNSGSPSEGNTFQARQL, from the coding sequence ATGCGCTGGAAAGGCAATCGCGAAAGCGACATGATCGAGGATCGTCGCGGAATATCAACTGGCAAAGCCGTCGGAGGCGGGGGAGTCGGAATCCTCGTTATCGCGTTGGTAGTCATGCTCCTGGGCGGAGATCCGAGCCAAGTTCTCAACGCGGCACAAGGGAGCCCGACCCAGCAATCGTCGAATTATCAGCCGACTGCTCAGGACAAAGAGATCAAAGAATTTGTGGGGGTAGTGCTTGGCGAGACCGAGGACGTTTGGACCGAAGTCCTGCCCAAAGTTGGGAAGGTATATCGCAAACCGAAGCTAGTTTTGTTCTCTGGTCAGGTTCAAAGTGCATGCGGAATGGCCAGTGCCGCTGTGGGTCCATTCTATTGCGGGGAAGACGAAACAGTCTATTTGGACACCAGCTTTTTCAATGAAATGTCGAAACGGTTTAACGCTGCTGGAGATTTCGCGAGAGCATACGTGGTGGCACATGAAGTCGGGCATCACGTTCAAAAAATCACCGGTACGCTCGATAAAGTCCATCGAGCCCGCGAGCAGATGGACGACGCCGAGTACAACGCCCTGAGTGTCCGATTGGAGCTTCAGGCAGACTTCTATGCTGGTGTTTGGGCACACTACGCTCGCAAAGACCTAGAGCTCAATGAAGAAGATGTTCGCGAGGCAATGGTTGCGGCGGACGCGATTGGAGACGACAAGCTCCAGATGCAAGCTCAAGGATATGTCGTGCCGGACAGCTTTACACATGGCACGAGCGAGCAGCGCGTCAGATGGTTCCTAAAAGGATGGAATTCGGGTAGCCCGAGCGAAGGAAATACTTTCCAAGCGCGTCAGCTCTGA
- the plsY gene encoding glycerol-3-phosphate 1-O-acyltransferase PlsY: MTPIELAIAAIASYLCGSIPFGVLIAKAKGVDIMSVGSGNPGATNVWRTLGPAAGFTVFLTDTLKGAVPAAIVLWLSKDASFGLVAGILAIIGHTFSPFLKFKGGKGVATAFGALVGSAPIIAGIVFAIFALIVALTRYISLGSIIAVISLVGLGIAFHMPAFVIGAYAVMAVFIVYRHRENIARLKAGTERKFSFKKSKDQS; this comes from the coding sequence ATGACTCCGATTGAACTTGCGATAGCTGCAATTGCCAGCTACTTGTGCGGCTCGATTCCGTTTGGCGTGCTCATCGCGAAAGCCAAGGGGGTCGACATCATGAGCGTCGGCAGCGGGAATCCCGGCGCGACGAATGTCTGGCGGACGCTCGGGCCAGCGGCAGGATTTACAGTCTTTCTGACGGACACGCTCAAAGGCGCTGTTCCGGCAGCGATCGTTTTGTGGCTCTCAAAGGATGCGAGCTTCGGCTTGGTCGCTGGAATTTTGGCCATCATCGGACACACCTTTTCCCCGTTTTTGAAGTTCAAAGGGGGCAAAGGGGTCGCAACCGCTTTCGGCGCATTGGTCGGAAGCGCACCCATTATTGCAGGCATCGTGTTCGCGATCTTTGCGCTGATCGTCGCACTGACCCGCTACATTAGCCTCGGCAGCATCATCGCCGTGATCTCGCTGGTTGGGCTGGGAATTGCCTTTCACATGCCAGCGTTTGTGATCGGAGCCTATGCTGTGATGGCGGTCTTCATTGTGTACCGGCACAGAGAGAATATCGCCCGGCTCAAAGCTGGAACCGAGCGAAAGTTTAGCTTCAAGAAGTCGAAGGATCAGAGCTGA